The nucleotide window tacttatgctcagaacgcttaacaatattttcaatgttttaaatatttcaatgatataaatacataaataaaaaacaaaatgtaagaaaagataaactcactgtttattgttgatgttttgtttaagctttgatatttttacaaataaagcttgagtgtctgtaattctcattcactctatagtttgatttgtataatatctttagtttttctaaagccttttgggaaaaggtttcctgatgatctggcctaagtaaccagtgaaatgcgcatagtccacttttacaatgcagaaattgaaaggcagacatacGAAGCTTGATGGCGAGGGTTTGAAGAGGTACAGTGTGTATTActtattatacaaattagttcATACAggcatttataaaatgtatactaataatagtcgaaagtaataagtttgaaaatattaaattattacaacttgcctttatgttcgaaatagtgaaggtgaaactttaagcaatagaaaaaggtacccttaaagttaactattactattacgaacataaaggcaatttaattaattaatttttaagttatcggacctttaataaataaagtctgtATATGAAGTCACTTAGAAGCACTTCACAATGATGATGAATACattatgtgtaaaaaaatacggttttttaatactattaccaaaaaagtttaataatttttttttttaaaatcgcagaaaaaaattataaaatcgcttgaacagtatttaaaacaattgtgttgataacactttcaaacagctgtttaaatttgtttgtttatgtcaaaATCATATAACacgtttttaatgttctataattgcactaaagtgttacgttaagtcaacattacggttacattacatcaacggtcggctaACCCAGCCTTAAATCAAGTGAGTAAGCGCATAAAGGTGaacgtgttaaaataaaaaaaattataacggTTTTAAAACATACATACGCATTTGCACACATGCatataaaattaagtttatgtataaatttaaaaaaaatattaaaaagaaattatggTAGGTCGAAGTCAAATCAACagattaataaaaaagaaaaaaagaaaaatgcatTGGCCCTACTTAGAGTATCTTTCATGGGAAGAAATGATGGTAATGAGTTTGAATCGCGTTCAAATGTTGAAGACTTGTCTCTGCAAGAAATTCGGGATAATAGTGATATGAATGTAAAGGAATTAAAGGATGAATTAAAAGAATGGTATTTAAAATACAGACCCTCATATGAATGCACTAcatctttattaaaaatattaaataaaaggcATTCTGAAATACCTTTAAGTGTTATCACTTTAACTGGAAAACAACAGCATGTTTCTAAACGGACTTTAGCTCCCGGTACCTATTTTCATATAGGAATTAAACATAatctgaataaaattattgatgTCATAAAAGACGACAATGTCAATCATTTAGTTTTAGACATTGGAATCGACGGTCTGCCCATATTCAAAAGCAAGGATAGGGGTTTATGGCCAATATTAGGACGCATTGTATATTTACCAAcgctaaacttttttttgatagGAAGTTATGTTGGCGAAAAAAAACCAATAGATATTGATTTATATTTACATGACTTAGTTTATGAAATTAAAGATATGAAAGAAAATGGGTTTCTAGTCGAAGAACGTAAATTGGACATAATTATCCGTGCATTTGTTTGTGATACGCCAGCCCGCTCTTATGTGTGTGGGATAAGAGGTCACAATGCCTTAAATGGTTGCAGCAAATGTGACCAGAAAGGAATAAGTATCTCACATATGACAACTTTTAGTAAATTTGTGGGTAAATTACGTACTGATGACGATTTTAAATACAGACGTGATCAAGATTTTCaaaaaccaatatttttatacccttcagcttcgtgagaagggtatatataagtttgtcattccgtttgtaatttctacatttttcatttccgaccctataaagtatatatattctggatccttatagatagcggagtcgattaagccatgtccgtctgtctgtctgtctgtctgtctgtctgtctgtctgtctgtctgtctgtctgtctgtctgtctgtctgtctgtctgtctgtctgtctgtctgtctgtctgtctgtctgtctgtctgtctgtctgtctgtctgtctgtctgtctgtctgtctgtctgtctgtctgtctgtctgtctgtctgtctgtctgtctgtctgtctgtctgtctgtctgtctgtctgtctgtctgtctgtctgtctgtctgtctgtctgtctgtctgtctgtctgtctgtctgtctgtctgtctgtctgtctgtccgtctgtctgtctgttgaaatcagttttctgaagaccccagatatcttcgggatccaaatcttcaataattctgtcagacatgctttcgagaattttcagcaaaatcggtccacaaatggctgagatatgaggaaaaaaccaagacaacctcgatttttgaccaatttttgacctatatctggattactaagacattaatatagacaatatggatatctaatgatagatatttcaaagacatttgcaacgacgtatataagaccatattaagttggacctacaatgggtcaaaatcgggaaaaaaaatttttaacccgaattttttttttcaaaaaaaaaattttttaaaatttaaaaaaaaaaaaatttaaatttaaaaaaaaaaaatttaaaataaatttttttccaaaaaatgaaaaaaaaaactaaaaaaaaattaaattttgtttacctaaaaatatttaaaattttgaagtataatttggtgaagggtatacaagattcggcacagccgaatatagcactcttacttgttaaatatgCAAATGTCTCTAGAAAGTTTAGACGTAAAAATGATAACGCAATTTCCCATTGATATCATGCATTTGATAGATTTAGGAATTATGAAAAGAATACTCTTAAGACTGCTAACATCAAAGACAAACGAACGACTATCAGTTCAAACGAAACAATCAATGTCATCACTAATGATATCTCTATATCCATTTATACCCCGCGAGTTTGCTAGGAAGCCTCGTTcttttgaagaaataaaaaagtgGAATGCTGTCGAATTTCGCCAATTTGTACTTTATACTGGGctcattgtaattaaaaaaattacaagtgaAAACTTTTTCAAACACTTTGCTTTTATCGTGTGCTTATTGCATTTGAATTCGAAATAATATTAGTCAAAGTGAAATACATCTAgctcatgaaattttaaaacaatttgtggaacaattttcatattattatGGAGAAACAAGCATTACCCATAATGTGCATAATCTTCTACACCTAAAAGAGTTTGCACTAGAATATGGAAATCTTTCAAatataaatctttcaaatatatataaatagataTGCTGTTATCCATTTGAAAATGCTATGACctctttaaaaatatcaattaaaaaGTCTCAACACATTGAGCaacaaatgtttaatattttttccaaaataccaTTGATAAAAAAACCGGTCAAAAATGGAATCAAACTTAGTAAAATGAGAAacgtaatattttacaaatcagaaaatttgtattttactaTAAAACTTCAAGATACTCCTGTCAAAATTACAGCTTTAACAGTGAAGATATATTTTCAGAACCCATACGATCGAAGGATCTTGGCATAttcgttattaatttaaatgtatatagagaagaaacttttaaacttcaagAAATATGCGGCAAACTAATTTGTTTGCCATATGAAAGTAGCCATTTACTTATTTCATTTTGTCATTGCTCTTAATTATTAGATTAAGAGGGTCCATACAAACATTTGTTGGCCctttagaaataaataataataaattgtaaaaacagTAATtaacattttgcatttttagaatatttttttttttacaaaatggcACGCTCTAGATCTGTGAAGGAATCTTCTACTAAAACAATTCCATCAACATCCATTGAAACTGtatcaaaattggaaaaactccaaaaaagtATAGAAGAATTTCAAAAAGGTATAAACTTGTTaagtaaaactataaaaaaacccataaaattatatattttatgtattttaatataattagtaAACAGCGACATGGCTAAAGAGATTAAGGaattaaatgaaacattttctggacaaaacaaaataattgtagATCTATTGTCTGAAATGCATGTCTTAATAAAATCAGATTTAACCTCCACTGCAGTAGCCTCAAAATATTTGGACATATTTCCCCTTAAATCTAAATCGGAAATGGACGatatagaaatagaaatttctgctgaaaatatggaagcaatggtaataaaactaaacttatatttattaatacacctaaatttttaatttttcattattttttatttcagactcacacaattaaaaaaatagtgggAAGAAATGgtattaacccttaaatgcatgatttttacttttatttttctataaagtatcaaatatttagttgatttttatttattatatttcctttagctttagtttgatttagaatttcgttagctgaaacttttcgtactccatttgattttgcggaattagaatctgaattagtatcaagcttatattcgtctaaaattaagtggaactggaatgtagacaattggcaacaatatgcattaaagggttaagaaAATGCTAACAGccatttttgataaatatatgCTACTAGAATTTAACGTTGATGgaagacaaaataaaaaaagactcTTAGACTACCcaaaacttataaatttaatttactttatattaatttaattaatttaatttatcgcATACATACTTGTTTtcgtcaaaaatccatttatgattcgaatgctgaaagctgaaatttaaaatgtaaataaccctttagaaaatctacaaaaaatacccttacatatgtaggttatcacttttggttgaagagatatttgggtttatttatttattttttttaattttgctcgatctatttttgttttttagatatagcgggcttattttttttttaaatatcagctatattggcgatagaatgcttaataaaataaaaacaacttgctaacagtgaTCTCATCCctaagttacacgcatccaaagttggaatatgtaaaaagggccgtttttataccctacaccaccatagtggggagggtataatgcgtttgtgcagatgtttgtaacgtccaaaaatattagtctaacacccaccttaaagtataccgatcgacttagaatcaatttctgagtcgagtaaaccttgtgcacagagtacaggtcgcaattttgaagatatttcggtcaaatttggaaaatattattttttcggcacaaggaccaagcctattgaaactggctgaaatcggtccattatttcacctagcccccatacaaatgtcttcccgaaattggactttatcggtcataaatgtttaatttatatatgtatctccacaaattctgctccaaataagttttatatatacaaaattcatgccaccaaattttgttacgatcggttcataattagtcatagctcccataaagacccgcttccgaaaatcactttagcgtgcataaatcgcttaaaaatgttggtatacacacaaaatttaacatagttaactttcatatagacataaatcggtccataatataaggcccatttcaaaaataaatcacgaatataaattgtttaaattttaaaagaaaaatgtttttggtcttttacttagtgtagggtattaatatacatacataaaataagtttttattttttaaaattaaaatttaaattatcagTTATTTCAAATccataaatctctaattgtcaaaagaatgtgtgtttttatagctaacaacaaaaatatttgatttaattcactacaagcaacTCATAAATTGAGATATTCATTATACAACATATTGAactaatgagctaaaagagcgacaTAGTTCATTTgagtgagctgagctgaaaagagcgcTCACTTTACTGAGCTAGTAAACCCAACTCTAGAAAATAGTTTAAATGATTTGAATACAAACGAAAATGTATTACATTTAATGGATTTCTAACTATTTTTCatcttaaattttatgaattttcttttttgaaataaattagtttttattcttattgttgtatgaaatatttttttttaataactcattttttattcttattgttgtacgaaatataatttttttttaaaaaaccttttttttgttttttttttcaattttcaataatttgtaaagtttttttttattattgaacagaccaaatattttgtaaaaatatttataattataatatattattttatatttatttttgcactttacttttttaaaaactcataattattaaaatgaaaatatttacaataaacttTTATGTCAGTATTATTTTATATCCTTAATGAAACATGAATAatcattattttagtttttagtgtgaaatttatcaatataataagttttataaatgATCTCTTTTTTAGttcttatttatataatttacatgttgataaaaataaaattatttttatatataaacttttatcagtttgtcatttttttttggatgaaaatggCTTAATGAAGCATTACTGGAATGCCTTCTTTAATGCATAGGCGTGATAATATCCCTTCTTGTAAGGCATGAATTATAAAAGGCAACTAGATCTTGCTTCCGCGAGCACCTGATATAATCAATTCTGAAATGCACAATTATTTGCACATATTTAATTCGATGAAATcaggttaattttaaagctgtgaaatatgcttagtttggattccttatgcagagcctctacgcgaggaatcccatataaaaatcatgtaatctttcatgcgaagtggtagcagtatacaagtgctctctgccttacaaacttgcttccgaggaagcaccattttttgctgggtatcaGGCTTAGTCAGTTTAAATGTAGTCAGATGGAATATTCATTAAAGAAATTCTTATAAAGACTTTCGAGAAACTAAACTACAGTCCAGATTTTATTAAATCCATTCCTTTGTCCCGCTTTACTGTAGTTCGGAATATCTTTAGAATGTATCTAGGAATATCTTTAGAatgtattattattgaaaaattgcgaatttttttCAATCTGTCTAGATGAAAGTACCGACATTAATGACGTTTGTGAACTTCGTTGTGTAGAAATAATTTGACCATGTATCATTATTAGAAaccattttttataattttcaagacCGCTTTAATGATTTTGAATACATACAGCCTTTGCTTGACGTATTAAAGAACCCTTTAAGTTGTGATATAAGCAAGTTCGATTTAGAAATTCAAACAGAGATAATAATACTTAGATCCGAGGTAAAAGCTTGCGATAAAATTGATACTATTgagttttggaaaaatttagATAGTGCGATATGTCCCCagctgaaaaaaatgcatttaaaatatttatcatatttttcctCAACTTTCTTatgtgaacaaatttttcagACATGAAAAACATTTGTTCCAAGCAGCGCAACAAAATGACCtccttgaatttaaaaaatattttattaattcgcAATTGTCATGCAAGTATTAATATggaatgtttaatttaaaatcctcaaagcgattttaaaaattataataaggaATGAAACAtggtataatttttgtataattttgtttgttatatacaagagaagttttattaaaactagaaAAATCATTAAATCGAACTTCTGATAgcagcaaaaataattttgttttgaaattcaaaagaatttcagatatatcaaatatacttttatcttttccttgaagttttaaattaaattcatttaaaaagttTGATATATCTGACAAAAATGCTAAATCTAAGGTGAATTCATAATCTTTTAATAATTCTACTTCGCACATATCTATACTTTCTAGCTCTAAAACCTCTTTTCTTATGTCAAATAGTCAATTTAGGCAATCACCACGGCTAAGCCATCGCACTTCAGTGAACTGAAGGTCACGATATGTAGCCtttcttgtttttaaaaaaacattatgcGCTTTGCTGATTTCATAGCATAATGTTctgaaattaattttgattcAAGAGCTGCCTGATGGATAATACAGTGAAAATTTTTAACTGAGAAACCTTCATATCTACCGGTCATTACGATAGCACTATTCTAAATCAAAGTGTATTTATACAAGTACATGCAACTCTACAACAAATGAACAATAAAAAACAGCATTAATTTTGTTGATTGTCAAAAACTGTTGACAATTTTTGCCACAAATTTCATTCACGTTGCCCATTTAATCGGGTATTTTTGCACATAGAATAAGTCACCACTGCCACTGGTACAATgaacaaaaacacatttttccaattgatattctattaaaatttttcaaaattacttttttatattaataatttcaaatacaacaagtaagagtgctatattcggctatgccgaatcttatatacccttcacctttgttgtggatgcattattattttttataattagtatataggtatgtatgtacattgcccactttcagcgtacagcatcctaaatttatcaagaacacaaaaaacaacaacaacgccaagcgaaacaaaacaccaaaagaaaaaacaaaaacaaaatacgcaaggcaatgaaaccaacacacatccaaacatacgtttaattgtataaaaaacaacaacaacgccaaaagaaacaaaacacaaaagaaaaacaaaaaaacgcaaagcatgcacatccaaacatacgatttgttgcttttttgtcaaaaaaaccaacacacaaccaaactaaactttagttgtataaaaaacaacaacaacgccaaaagaaacaaaacacaaaagaaaaacaaaatacacaaagcttgcacatctaaacatacgttttgttgtttttttgtcaaagcatgcaatacattgtgttttttgatgaaattttcagaggttgtctcggatttttgctcatatctccgttatttatggaccgattttgctgattttaaatagcaaaattctcgaaagtatgtctgacagaattgttgaagatttggatcccggagatatctggggccttcagaaaattgatttcaacagacagacggacagacagacagacggacagacagacagacggacatggcttaatcgactccgctatctataaggatccagaatatatatgaaatgaaaaatgtagaaattacaaacggaatgacaaacttatatatacccttctcacgaagctgaagggtataaaaaaagtaaacaattttgacaATCTCACAATTATTtacaatgaaacaaaaaatgaaCAGCTGATCACTTGCATATActtgtataaatatactttgttctaaatctaaactttttttcttattttaagtgtttaacattatgtttgctgggtagctctctcaccaataaaGCAAATGCATATGAAATATCGAACAATGCTTTGTTTAAAAGTCATGTGTAAttatcagagctgtaaatgattttatttcataatcAAAAATAACGTTGTACTCCTGCTCAGTGGTGTTAGGTGTGACGATTTTacgtcattttgacgatttttttgagtaaatttagTGATTTGACGTTTGACGATTTCTTTTGTAAATTCGTTAACTTGCCGACGATTTTTccaccaaaattttattttagaaattaaaataaatatataaaaaagagaggaagtttttcttgaatttatgtaaaactaAAGATTTCTCAATgtacaattgaaatttaaaatctgGTATGTGTTGTCgagtacaataaaaaaatgtttttgcttgaGGAATACATTAAGATTTCTCAAGGTAACCTAAATAGCATATATACCATTCGATAGGCCTCAGTTTCTTCTTTCTAAATTCGCTGAGAAACTAAAAATCAGTTGATATacaactagagatgctaatcgggactgattttttaaaatcccggggatcgggatttggtaaagaaaagGGATTTTCGGGTAATTTCAAATCCCGatattataagaaagaaacgtacataattatgtctttacaattgaaagtacatttttttatttagcaattaatttttattagacactaaaaagcatactattgcatctatggtttcgtcttccattctggaacgaattttgtttccgacatatgctgctgccgaaaaacatctttcacattggcaaaaccatttgcaaatacttataacaaatctgcaagtattttcctcatgttccttcagaaataaagtgatctatttcttttgcatgttgcaaatctacattataacttggtttcgttattgtttgagcaattgaaatatttgttcgagctcctcatctgagataaaatcaatttcgtttgaagaggatttaaattgagttttgttagataacttaaaaaaaaaagttaaaaagttgattttccagagccccactcaaggaaaaccaaaaataccgctttcctttattaactatgttgtagcaggagttgagcttaacatgtagaatgtcaaatgggcatgtagaatgtcaaaatgcatgaaaaaggcacacacaaattacaattttaactatttatttatgaaaaacgggatttggaaaaccCCGAAAATCccggtatttaaaattaaaaaatcccgggcttcgggattttcggaaaagggattccccgtttggcatctctatatACAACTAAGCTACTGGCTTATAATTAGGGGCAAATTATCGCATTCGTGAGTTAttgtatcgaaaaataattttgatatcgaagttctgctcgatatcgaatgccataatcgcaaataacaaaattacaatGCATTTTACTCGacatcgaatgcggtaatttggcccaGAGCTTAGAATTAATTTAGTGTGAGCTTTAGCTTctttcaaaggcttttatttaaatagaattctttaatagttaaattaattcattaattaacttgtaaaaaaaatctagttgaagaaaaatttaatcattcaaattaaattttgtaatggatttgaattaaggaACATTTTAATGATTCCATAAGGAATTGATTCTCATAGGAATgatttcaatacatttgaaggAGAAATGAATTAAGTCTATGAATTCATTGCTGGAATGGTTACGAGATACAGTTtaatttgatttcgaaaattgaattaagaattaattccatCGAGTCTTTGCTTATAAGTGCAAGTTCtttcgattttaatattttctggaaaaaggtcaaatcaaacaataaaccagcgtttcctaatttatgtgattttgtaaatgACCTAATAGTTGAACAAAATTCATCagtatttttagttaaataaaactaaaggtaggatcacacacgacaaatatttactcaaaaaagcgtaaccactccTTTTTAGCACAAAtctgtttgacgtgtttactcttacaagtgttttgtaagatctaacagcatcaaataaaataaaattaaatttttagttttgaatcatcctaagtaaaataagtttgtgaaataaataaataaagaattcaaatgtattttatttttactttttcgtcaaatatttgtcatgtgtgaccctaccttaagacaAGAAATTCTTTGAGACAAGAACCcttgaagatttttttattttaatagtaaggttattcatttcaaaaaaagggaaaattagactctgatttttttacacttttaaacaacaaaaaattaacaaaaatccacaaaaactaaaaaaatattttttgatttttttcttgtgtttgtagtgtaaaagtgtaaaaaaaatcagagtgtaattttccatttttttgaaatgaataaccttactatttcaaaaatagtttttatgtgaataggtctgttcatttacttcccagtaaatacttgcaacgatagaataaaatcaaaatttacaaaattactctcttaaaatctcaaaaacaacaattgttttatacacacaattttcatattttattccttttaaaatgtatgtataaatactcaaattttcttcaattttattgaaaattcttttttttatattttttcaccacaaaaataaaattgaaaataaataaacaataacacaaaacatatgaaatatgaaatataagcaaCGAGAGAGCACTCTCTAAAATTTGTAcgctcttgaatttttctctacttgcaagttttttgagttaatgaacgcttttccagtaacaattgttactaactagtaacaacttttagttattgaacatagctaatattattaaaatgttagtAACAAAAACACTGTActgaataatattaatatacTTACGAATTTgacgatttttcataattttgacgaattttcccaaaaatgccTAACAGAACTGCTCCCGCTACCCATTTCAGTTTATTTATAGACAAATATGCACTTTCCTAAAGAGTCAAAAGTATTTGCTGTTCGATAAAAGCATGTCCGTTCATGTCGCTTTCTTTAAATTTCGCCATATTGAAAAACAGAGAGTCATGCTGAATCCTGATACAAGGGCGTGACAATtacaatactttttattttgtggttgaattttaataaaatccaaAGTATTTGGATCcatattcatttaatatttctttgagaaacatttgataaatttaaaaaaattatttt belongs to Calliphora vicina chromosome 4, idCalVici1.1, whole genome shotgun sequence and includes:
- the LOC135958535 gene encoding uncharacterized protein LOC135958535; the encoded protein is MARSRSVKESSTKTIPSTSIETVSKLEKLQKSIEEFQKVNSDMAKEIKELNETFSGQNKIIVDLLSEMHVLIKSDLTSTAVASKYLDIFPLKSKSEMDDIEIEISAENMEAMTHTIKKIVGRNGINP